A genome region from Marinobacter panjinensis includes the following:
- a CDS encoding metallophosphoesterase, protein MTARAHTPKNEDELLEYRLSLRLGPVHARQRLGIEQEAESKVFGPDRHSFHLENITSAPRFISTCLKLAGLFRRGQANSRRLDTVHNSFHINGLPDAFEGYRILQLTDLHVDMDEANLQAVINRIQPLEYDLCVLTGDYRRLTWGPIEDAMAGMAKLRDAIRGKAYAVLGNHDSVRMVPGLEDMGYHLLMNEHAILQRGDEKLYLAGVDDAHFYKVHNLHKAGDEIPAGGISLLLSHTPEIWREAAHAGYDVFLCGHTHGGQICLPGGFPVTLDADCPRELGRGYWRRNGMQGYTSPGTGTSVVNVRLNCPPEVTLHTLTSGPG, encoded by the coding sequence ATGACTGCCCGGGCCCATACACCAAAAAATGAGGATGAACTGCTGGAGTATCGTTTGAGCCTCCGGCTTGGCCCGGTCCATGCTCGACAACGCCTTGGCATTGAACAGGAAGCAGAGTCAAAGGTGTTCGGGCCGGACCGGCATTCGTTTCACCTCGAGAATATCACCTCCGCCCCCCGATTTATCAGCACCTGCCTGAAACTGGCGGGGCTGTTCCGGCGGGGACAGGCCAACAGCCGCCGCCTGGACACGGTCCATAACAGCTTCCACATCAATGGTCTTCCGGACGCTTTTGAAGGTTACCGTATCCTGCAACTGACCGACCTCCATGTGGATATGGACGAAGCCAACCTGCAGGCGGTTATCAACCGGATCCAGCCACTCGAATACGACCTTTGCGTACTGACCGGCGACTACCGGCGGCTGACCTGGGGGCCGATTGAAGATGCCATGGCGGGCATGGCAAAGCTACGGGACGCCATTCGGGGCAAGGCGTATGCTGTTTTGGGCAATCACGACAGTGTGCGCATGGTGCCCGGCCTGGAAGACATGGGGTATCACCTGTTGATGAACGAGCACGCCATACTGCAGCGAGGTGATGAGAAACTTTACCTGGCAGGCGTGGATGATGCCCATTTTTACAAGGTCCACAATCTTCACAAGGCCGGTGACGAAATTCCGGCAGGCGGCATCAGCCTGTTGCTCAGCCACACCCCTGAAATCTGGCGGGAAGCCGCCCATGCCGGCTACGACGTTTTTCTCTGTGGCCATACCCATGGTGGGCAGATCTGCCTGCCGGGCGGGTTTCCGGTCACCCTGGATGCCGATTGCCCACGGGAACTGGGTCGAGGGTACTGGCGCCGCAACGGCATGCAGGGGTATACCTCTCCGGGAACCGGCACCTCGGTGGTCAATGTGCGCCTGAACTGTCCGCCCGAGGTGACGTTGCATACGCTGACCAGCGGGCCGGGCTAG
- a CDS encoding CDP-archaeol synthase → MLISLELFVMLVLANGVPVVAARVFGRRWSAPVDGGRLWRDGRPLLGNSKTWRGVVSGMLACGLFALIIGMGLLFGLVFGLLGLIGDMISSFIKRRAGLDSSARALGLDQIPEALLPMILAWYWLELNGLVVAGVVALFTVSNIVLSPLLFRLGIRHQPH, encoded by the coding sequence TTGCTGATATCTCTCGAGCTCTTCGTGATGCTGGTGCTGGCAAATGGGGTGCCAGTGGTTGCCGCCCGGGTGTTCGGCCGGCGCTGGTCCGCCCCCGTTGATGGCGGCAGGCTGTGGCGGGATGGGCGACCGCTGCTGGGGAACAGTAAAACCTGGCGAGGTGTGGTGTCGGGCATGCTCGCCTGTGGCCTGTTTGCGCTGATAATTGGTATGGGGTTGCTGTTTGGCCTGGTGTTCGGATTGCTGGGGCTGATCGGGGACATGATCAGCAGCTTCATCAAGCGCCGTGCCGGCCTGGACTCCAGTGCCCGGGCTTTGGGGCTGGACCAGATACCCGAAGCATTGTTGCCGATGATCCTGGCGTGGTATTGGCTGGAACTGAACGGGCTTGTGGTGGCGGGTGTTGTGGCGCTTTTCACCGTCTCCAATATTGTGCTGTCACCACTGCTGTTCCGGCTGGGCATACGTCACCAGCCCCACTGA
- a CDS encoding class II fumarate hydratase, with protein MTNFRTEKDSLGNVHVPENALWGAQTQRAVENFPVSGQPMPPAFIAAVVRVKQAAADANASLGLLDNEVRDAIVAAGNRILEGECADQFPVDRYQTGSGTSTNMNVNEVIAALAAQEGVEIHPNDHVNMSQSSNDVIPTAIHVSAVTEIHERLIPALTHLCGVIYEREALFSDQVKTGRTHLMDAMPVTLGQELRTWREQLLAAEKRLASATDDLLQVPQGGTAVGTGVNALHEFPEQFVKFLKSNTGYHFHSLEHKFVGQSAIDAPVALSSQLRGLAIVLTKIANDLRWMNSGPIHGLAEISLPALQPGSSIMPGKVNPVIPESVAMVGAQVMGLDSSIAIAGQSGNFQLNVMLPLVGANLLDMIELLSNASTILGDKAIRDFTVNSDHLNAAVGKNPVLVTALNPEIGYSLASDIAKEAYQSGRPVIDVAEERSGLDRDRLEELMDPLKLTKGGVS; from the coding sequence ATGACCAATTTCAGGACGGAAAAGGACAGTCTGGGAAACGTCCATGTGCCCGAGAATGCTCTCTGGGGAGCCCAGACCCAGCGAGCCGTGGAGAATTTCCCGGTCAGTGGTCAGCCCATGCCGCCCGCCTTTATCGCTGCGGTCGTTCGTGTAAAACAGGCGGCCGCCGATGCCAATGCCAGCCTTGGGCTGCTGGACAACGAGGTGCGTGACGCCATCGTTGCGGCAGGAAATCGAATATTGGAGGGTGAATGCGCCGACCAGTTTCCCGTTGACCGCTACCAGACCGGCTCTGGTACCAGCACCAACATGAATGTGAACGAGGTGATCGCTGCCCTGGCTGCACAGGAAGGTGTCGAGATTCATCCCAACGACCACGTCAACATGAGCCAGAGTTCCAACGATGTGATTCCAACGGCGATTCATGTCAGTGCCGTCACCGAGATTCACGAACGGCTGATTCCGGCACTAACGCACCTTTGCGGCGTTATTTACGAGCGCGAGGCGTTGTTTTCAGATCAGGTCAAAACCGGCCGTACCCATCTGATGGATGCCATGCCTGTCACTCTGGGCCAGGAGTTGCGAACCTGGCGGGAGCAATTGCTGGCCGCCGAGAAGCGGCTGGCCTCTGCCACCGACGATTTGCTTCAGGTCCCCCAGGGCGGGACCGCGGTGGGTACCGGCGTGAATGCCCTGCATGAGTTCCCGGAACAGTTCGTCAAATTTCTGAAATCCAATACCGGCTACCATTTCCACTCGCTGGAGCACAAGTTCGTCGGGCAAAGTGCCATTGATGCGCCGGTAGCGCTGTCGTCACAGCTCCGGGGCCTGGCCATTGTGCTCACCAAAATCGCCAATGACCTGCGCTGGATGAACAGTGGTCCCATTCATGGTCTGGCAGAAATCAGTCTGCCGGCATTACAGCCAGGCAGCAGCATCATGCCGGGCAAGGTGAACCCGGTGATACCGGAGTCGGTGGCCATGGTGGGTGCACAGGTCATGGGCCTGGACAGCAGCATTGCCATTGCCGGCCAGTCAGGCAACTTCCAGCTGAACGTGATGTTGCCACTGGTAGGCGCCAACCTGCTGGACATGATCGAACTACTGAGTAACGCGTCCACCATACTCGGCGATAAGGCTATTCGCGATTTCACCGTGAATTCCGATCACCTGAACGCAGCGGTGGGCAAGAACCCGGTGCTGGTTACGGCGCTGAATCCCGAGATCGGTTACAGCCTGGCTTCTGATATTGCCAAGGAAGCCTACCAGAGCGGAAGACCGGTGATTGACGTTGCGGAAGAGCGCAGCGGTCTTGACCGGGACAGACTGGAGGAATTGATGGATCCCCTGAAACTGACCAAAGGCGGCGTGTCCTGA
- a CDS encoding PAS domain-containing hybrid sensor histidine kinase/response regulator, producing the protein MKKPSDSSDADYDIGDLLGLGSQSVRKNYYPALQARIEELEKERNRYKWLFENALHGIFQANLRGGFVAANPAMARMCGYDSVEDLITRVIRLREQLFCSSGEFDAIRQELLDHGSLSARETRLRRADNTPVQVAITLLRRPDLGPEVVEAFVADITERHQAREKLRQLNVDLERRVEERTDELQNANVVLRYQIEQREKVEQELVVAVDAAREANESKDKYLAAASHDLLQPLNAARLLVSALMDSNLPADENRLVHRVQRSLESAEDLLADLLDISKLDQKAMQPDYIRTDIGELMRGLAEEFEPLAENAELNFRVRPVAGSVRTDPRMLTRILRNLLSNAFRYTTEGGILFAARKRGPNLEIGVWDTGVGIEKGKLEDIFREFHQILPKGGERQGVGLGLAIVDRMARVLGCEIRVDSSYGKGSCFSILLPLSAVMDAPAGGNRNKEMPVPVISSFEGLRVLVIDNEEPVQESMRALLERWGCRVVTAGSSAAAIDHCQGADIILADFHLDDNRTGCEAIYAVRRHFGRDIPAAVITADRSDDTRRLISTQYLPILNKPVKPSRLRALVTSLATSLNPDRE; encoded by the coding sequence ATGAAGAAGCCCTCTGATTCCAGCGACGCCGATTATGATATCGGTGACCTGCTTGGCCTTGGCAGCCAGTCGGTACGCAAGAACTATTACCCGGCGTTGCAGGCGCGAATAGAGGAACTGGAAAAGGAGCGTAACCGCTACAAGTGGCTGTTTGAAAATGCACTTCACGGTATCTTCCAGGCCAATCTCAGGGGCGGCTTTGTGGCCGCCAACCCTGCGATGGCGCGTATGTGCGGCTATGACAGTGTGGAAGACCTGATCACCCGGGTTATTCGCCTGCGAGAGCAATTGTTCTGCAGTTCCGGCGAATTTGACGCTATTCGCCAGGAGCTGCTGGACCACGGCAGCCTCAGTGCCCGGGAAACCCGGCTGAGGCGCGCAGACAATACGCCCGTGCAGGTTGCGATCACACTTTTGCGGCGGCCGGACCTTGGCCCGGAAGTGGTGGAAGCGTTTGTTGCAGATATCACCGAACGCCACCAGGCGCGGGAAAAGCTGCGCCAGCTCAATGTCGATCTGGAACGCCGGGTAGAGGAACGCACCGACGAGCTGCAGAATGCCAACGTGGTATTGCGCTACCAGATTGAGCAGCGGGAAAAAGTAGAGCAGGAGCTGGTTGTGGCGGTAGACGCTGCGCGGGAAGCCAATGAAAGCAAGGACAAATATCTGGCGGCTGCCAGCCATGACCTGCTCCAGCCCCTCAACGCGGCCCGGCTGTTAGTGTCCGCCCTGATGGACAGCAACCTGCCGGCGGACGAAAACCGCCTTGTGCACCGCGTACAGCGCTCGCTGGAAAGCGCAGAAGACCTGCTGGCGGATCTGCTGGATATCTCCAAGTTGGATCAGAAAGCCATGCAGCCGGACTATATCCGTACCGATATTGGTGAGCTGATGCGTGGACTGGCCGAGGAATTTGAGCCATTGGCCGAAAACGCGGAACTGAATTTTCGTGTACGGCCGGTTGCAGGCAGTGTCCGCACCGATCCGCGAATGCTGACACGGATACTCAGAAACCTGCTGAGCAATGCTTTTCGCTACACCACCGAGGGCGGGATTCTGTTCGCGGCCCGCAAGCGTGGCCCCAACCTGGAAATCGGCGTGTGGGATACCGGTGTCGGTATTGAAAAGGGCAAGCTCGAGGATATTTTCAGGGAGTTTCACCAGATATTGCCTAAAGGGGGCGAGCGTCAGGGCGTTGGTCTGGGGCTGGCGATTGTTGACCGGATGGCGAGGGTGCTGGGTTGCGAAATCCGGGTGGATTCCAGCTATGGCAAGGGCTCTTGCTTCAGCATCCTGCTACCCCTGAGCGCCGTCATGGATGCGCCTGCCGGTGGTAACCGGAACAAGGAGATGCCGGTACCCGTCATCTCGTCCTTTGAGGGGCTTCGCGTTCTGGTCATTGATAATGAAGAACCGGTGCAGGAAAGCATGCGGGCATTGCTGGAACGATGGGGTTGCCGGGTGGTGACCGCAGGAAGCTCGGCCGCAGCCATCGACCACTGCCAGGGCGCCGACATCATTCTTGCGGACTTCCACCTGGATGACAATCGGACCGGATGCGAAGCGATCTATGCGGTGCGTCGTCACTTCGGTCGCGATATACCCGCTGCGGTCATTACCGCCGACCGCAGCGATGATACGCGCCGGCTGATCAGTACCCAGTACCTGCCCATTCTCAACAAGCCGGTAAAACCCAGCCGCCTGAGAGCCCTGGTAACCAGCCTTGCGACATCCCTGAACCCTGATCGGGAATGA
- the ercA gene encoding alcohol dehydrogenase-like regulatory protein ErcA, whose protein sequence is MSYDISALRKFVSPEIVFGAGSRKAVANFASNFGARHVFLVSDAGVEKAGWVAEIVDILVAAGIRVTVFTGVSPNPKVDEVMAGAELYRSSECDVIVAIGGGSPMDCAKGIGIVSAHGRSILEFEGVDTITSPSPPMILIPTTAGTSADVSQFAIISDPNRRFKFSIISKAVVPDVALIDPEVTETMDAYLTACTGVDALVHAIEAFVSTGSGPLTDTNALEAIRLINRNLEPLVRNITDVHLREQIMLASMQAGLAFSNAILGAVHAMSHSLGGFLDLPHGLCNALLLEHVVAYNYTSAEDRFRRVAEAMDIDTRGMSKPVIKQRLMERIIALKRAVGLEAKLAKLGVTTSDIPYLSGFALQDPCILTNPRKSSRRDVEVVYEEAL, encoded by the coding sequence ATGAGCTACGACATTTCCGCTCTGCGCAAGTTTGTTTCCCCCGAGATCGTCTTTGGTGCCGGCTCCCGCAAGGCCGTGGCCAACTTTGCGAGCAATTTCGGCGCCCGCCATGTGTTCCTGGTGTCGGACGCGGGTGTGGAAAAAGCCGGCTGGGTTGCGGAAATCGTGGATATTCTGGTGGCGGCGGGCATTCGCGTCACCGTGTTTACCGGCGTGTCGCCCAACCCCAAAGTGGATGAAGTCATGGCCGGCGCGGAGCTGTACCGCTCCAGCGAATGTGATGTGATCGTCGCCATTGGCGGTGGCAGCCCCATGGATTGCGCCAAGGGCATCGGCATAGTCAGCGCCCATGGCCGGAGCATCCTCGAGTTCGAGGGTGTCGATACCATCACCTCGCCGTCGCCACCGATGATTTTGATTCCCACCACGGCCGGTACCTCCGCCGATGTGTCCCAGTTTGCGATCATTTCCGACCCCAACCGGCGCTTCAAGTTTTCCATCATCAGCAAGGCAGTGGTGCCGGATGTGGCGCTGATCGATCCTGAAGTAACGGAAACGATGGATGCCTACCTGACCGCCTGTACCGGTGTCGATGCCCTGGTGCATGCCATCGAGGCTTTCGTCTCCACTGGCAGCGGCCCGCTCACCGACACCAACGCACTGGAAGCAATCCGGCTGATCAACCGTAATCTGGAGCCGCTGGTGCGCAACATCACTGACGTACATCTGCGGGAGCAGATCATGCTGGCGTCCATGCAGGCCGGGCTGGCGTTTTCCAATGCCATTCTGGGAGCTGTACACGCGATGTCACACAGCCTGGGGGGCTTCCTCGATTTGCCCCACGGCCTTTGTAACGCGTTACTGTTGGAACACGTGGTGGCCTACAATTACACCTCCGCTGAGGACCGCTTCAGGCGGGTGGCCGAGGCCATGGATATTGATACCCGCGGTATGTCGAAACCGGTGATCAAACAGCGCCTGATGGAGCGGATTATCGCCCTCAAACGTGCGGTGGGGCTGGAAGCGAAGCTTGCCAAACTGGGCGTGACCACTTCTGATATTCCCTATCTGTCCGGATTTGCACTGCAGGACCCGTGCATTCTCACCAATCCCCGCAAGTCTTCCCGCCGGGATGTCGAAGTGGTTTATGAAGAAGCCCTCTGA
- a CDS encoding alpha/beta hydrolase family protein gives MSPLSPEQASAAFIQRGALTASRAGIFWLEFDPATGNNLLRKVSGGASHPVTGPEFGIRSEVNGYGGGALCAGPDALFAVAASGQQIHRIDPRTGASYALTRDRDASFGGLVWDDGHHRVLAVRESTGCQQLVAIQGDNNVLRLHESEDFYSAPALSASGTRIAWVCWSLPDMPWVSSVLWAADVDVDGALVGARCLPTPTGGSVQQPVFDGEELHVLSDHEGWWQPWQVSITTGQPRWTRLDATAADQASAPWQLGERHHWPLGQGGWARVRYVCGSGELWLTRSAESPPVRVAADYTDFRHLMAFNDELYCIARSASRLDSVLAVNPETGHARTLAGGETPFPDTPIVTPETFRVPPSANVREEVSGFLYPPVEGRSENTPPPLILIAHGGPTSTAWPVFNPQVQFWCHHGFAVAEVNYRGSAGFGRDFRLALAGCWGQADVEDMERVADYLVARGRGDATRLFIQGRSSGGYTVLMAMTRSQRFRAGASLFGVSDPAHLREVTHRFESGYLDWLLGPPDDFPGRWQARTPVLQAHRIRRPMIFFQGGQDRVVVPEQTRAMVKVLEQSGQAVELWWFEDEGHGFRQRRNQIALLENLLAFYRRCSQKCDDGG, from the coding sequence TTGTCGCCGCTTTCTCCAGAGCAGGCCTCTGCCGCTTTTATCCAGCGGGGAGCGCTGACTGCCTCCCGGGCGGGTATTTTCTGGCTGGAGTTCGATCCGGCCACCGGCAACAACCTGCTCAGAAAGGTAAGCGGAGGTGCCTCTCACCCGGTAACGGGCCCGGAGTTCGGTATTCGCAGCGAGGTTAATGGTTACGGTGGCGGTGCGCTATGTGCCGGGCCGGACGCCCTGTTTGCGGTGGCGGCGTCAGGGCAGCAGATCCACCGAATTGACCCGCGCACAGGGGCCTCCTACGCCTTGACCCGGGACCGGGATGCCAGCTTCGGTGGACTGGTGTGGGATGACGGCCATCACCGTGTTCTGGCGGTAAGAGAAAGTACGGGGTGCCAGCAACTGGTGGCAATACAGGGCGACAACAACGTTCTGCGTCTGCATGAGAGCGAGGATTTTTACAGCGCACCGGCGTTGTCCGCCAGTGGTACGCGCATTGCCTGGGTATGCTGGTCGCTGCCGGACATGCCGTGGGTGAGTTCTGTTCTGTGGGCTGCGGATGTGGATGTCGATGGAGCACTGGTCGGGGCTCGTTGCCTGCCAACGCCCACAGGCGGCAGCGTCCAGCAGCCTGTGTTCGATGGCGAGGAGCTGCACGTGCTGTCGGATCACGAAGGCTGGTGGCAGCCCTGGCAGGTGTCAATCACAACAGGACAGCCCAGGTGGACGCGGCTCGACGCGACAGCTGCGGATCAAGCCAGCGCCCCCTGGCAGTTGGGTGAGCGTCACCACTGGCCGCTGGGGCAGGGAGGCTGGGCCCGGGTGCGCTACGTTTGCGGAAGCGGGGAGCTATGGCTGACGCGGTCTGCCGAGTCCCCACCCGTCAGGGTTGCCGCGGACTACACCGACTTTCGCCACCTGATGGCCTTCAACGACGAACTTTATTGCATTGCCCGGTCGGCTTCACGGCTCGATTCAGTATTGGCAGTGAATCCTGAGACCGGCCATGCCCGCACCCTTGCCGGGGGAGAAACTCCGTTCCCTGATACGCCAATTGTCACCCCGGAAACCTTTCGGGTTCCCCCCTCGGCGAATGTGCGCGAAGAGGTCAGTGGATTCCTGTATCCGCCGGTCGAGGGCAGGTCGGAGAACACGCCTCCACCATTGATCCTGATTGCCCATGGCGGCCCCACATCGACTGCATGGCCGGTATTCAACCCTCAGGTCCAGTTCTGGTGCCATCATGGATTCGCGGTGGCCGAGGTCAATTACCGCGGCAGCGCGGGGTTCGGCCGTGATTTTCGTCTGGCATTGGCCGGCTGCTGGGGCCAGGCAGACGTGGAGGATATGGAGCGGGTGGCAGATTATCTGGTGGCCAGGGGCAGGGGGGATGCTACCCGGCTGTTCATCCAGGGCCGTAGCTCCGGGGGATATACCGTCTTGATGGCCATGACTCGCAGTCAGCGCTTCCGGGCCGGTGCCAGCCTGTTCGGGGTCAGTGACCCCGCTCATCTGCGAGAGGTGACACACCGCTTCGAGTCGGGCTACCTGGACTGGTTGCTGGGACCACCGGACGATTTTCCCGGGCGCTGGCAGGCGCGCACACCGGTACTTCAGGCCCATCGCATCCGCCGGCCAATGATTTTTTTCCAGGGCGGGCAGGATCGGGTGGTGGTGCCGGAGCAGACCAGGGCAATGGTAAAAGTGCTGGAGCAGAGCGGGCAGGCGGTTGAACTCTGGTGGTTTGAAGACGAAGGGCACGGCTTCCGGCAGCGCCGCAACCAGATTGCGTTGCTGGAGAACCTGCTGGCATTCTATCGGCGGTGTAGCCAAAAGTGCGATGATGGCGGATAG
- the pqqE gene encoding pyrroloquinoline quinone biosynthesis protein PqqE translates to MTGHHVMPAGDRPGIGPPLWLLAELTYRCPLQCPYCSNPLDFAQTEQELTTEEWVRVLRQGREMGAAQLGFSGGEPLVRQDLPELIAEARQLGYYTNLITSGLGLTEAKVNAFRDAGLDHIQVSFQASDPELNNAVAGSRKAFDQKLAMARAVKEAGYPMVLNFVIHRHNIHQMDDIISLCERLGADYVELATCQYYGWAFENREGLMPSRAQLEKAEAEVNSYRKRLAASGSAMKLIFVTPDYYEERPKACMNGWGSLFLTVAPDGTALPCHSARLLPIEFPNIRESSLHSIWYDSPGFNHYRGDSWMPEPCRSCDEKDKDFGGCRCQAYLLTGNADNADPVCSKSPHHDRILAARKAADHATAGLEELTYRNADNSRLFFRG, encoded by the coding sequence ATGACAGGCCATCACGTCATGCCCGCCGGTGATCGCCCTGGTATCGGCCCGCCATTATGGTTGCTGGCGGAGCTGACCTACCGCTGCCCCTTGCAGTGTCCCTACTGCTCGAACCCTCTGGACTTCGCCCAGACCGAGCAGGAACTGACCACCGAAGAGTGGGTAAGGGTGCTGCGTCAGGGTCGCGAGATGGGAGCGGCGCAACTGGGCTTCTCCGGCGGCGAGCCGCTGGTGCGACAGGATCTGCCTGAGCTGATTGCCGAGGCGCGCCAGCTGGGTTACTACACCAACCTGATCACTTCCGGCCTGGGGCTCACAGAAGCCAAGGTGAACGCCTTCCGGGACGCCGGGCTGGACCATATCCAGGTGAGTTTCCAGGCCTCGGACCCGGAGCTGAACAACGCCGTTGCCGGCTCCCGCAAGGCCTTTGATCAGAAACTGGCGATGGCCCGTGCGGTAAAGGAGGCGGGCTACCCCATGGTGCTCAACTTCGTCATCCATCGCCACAATATCCACCAGATGGACGATATCATCAGCCTCTGTGAGCGTCTGGGTGCAGACTATGTGGAACTGGCCACTTGCCAGTACTACGGCTGGGCCTTCGAGAATCGCGAAGGGCTGATGCCTTCCAGGGCGCAACTGGAGAAGGCCGAGGCCGAAGTGAATAGTTACCGCAAGCGCCTGGCGGCCAGCGGCTCGGCCATGAAACTGATCTTCGTCACACCGGATTACTACGAGGAACGGCCAAAAGCCTGCATGAACGGCTGGGGCAGCCTGTTCCTGACAGTGGCCCCGGATGGCACTGCGCTGCCGTGCCACAGTGCCCGCCTGCTGCCCATCGAATTTCCCAATATCCGCGAATCCTCGCTACACTCCATCTGGTACGACAGCCCGGGTTTCAATCATTACCGGGGCGACAGCTGGATGCCGGAGCCCTGCCGCTCCTGCGATGAAAAAGACAAGGACTTCGGCGGCTGCCGCTGCCAGGCCTACCTGCTGACCGGCAATGCCGACAACGCCGACCCGGTATGCAGCAAGTCGCCCCACCACGACCGCATCCTCGCCGCCCGCAAGGCGGCGGATCACGCCACCGCCGGGCTGGAGGAGCTGACCTATCGCAACGCCGACAACTCCCGGTTGTTCTTCCGGGGCTGA
- the pqqD gene encoding pyrroloquinoline quinone biosynthesis peptide chaperone PqqD, producing MAVAMKQIPRLRPGFRFQWEPAQNAHVLLYPEGMVRLNDSAGAVLKEVDGQRTVSDIVKLLQQQFPDAGSLEEDVSGFLKDAEQQHWILFS from the coding sequence ATGGCGGTGGCCATGAAACAGATACCAAGACTGCGCCCGGGTTTTCGCTTCCAGTGGGAGCCGGCCCAGAATGCTCACGTGTTGCTGTATCCGGAGGGAATGGTGCGGCTGAATGACAGCGCCGGTGCAGTGCTGAAAGAGGTGGATGGCCAGCGCACTGTCTCCGACATCGTGAAACTCCTGCAACAGCAGTTTCCGGATGCGGGTTCCCTGGAGGAGGATGTCAGCGGCTTCCTCAAGGATGCCGAACAGCAGCACTGGATACTGTTCTCATGA
- the pqqC gene encoding pyrroloquinoline-quinone synthase PqqC → MNAIATPVMNRKDFEQALRAKGQYYHIHHPYHKAMYSGACTPEQIRGWVANRFYYQINIPRKDAAIMANCPDASVRRLWLQRVLDHDGHNDDEGGIEAWLRLAEAVGLTREEVIDQSHVLPGVRFAVDAYLNFAHRATWQEAACSSLTELFAPEIHQSRLDSWPQHYPWIRTDGYVYFRKRLSEARRDVEHGLSITLEHFTTAAQQARALEILQFKLDILWSMLDALTMAYQHQTPPYHTVTDQPVWHRGL, encoded by the coding sequence ATGAACGCAATCGCGACCCCGGTCATGAACCGCAAGGATTTCGAGCAGGCCCTGCGGGCCAAAGGCCAGTATTACCACATTCACCACCCCTACCATAAAGCCATGTACAGCGGCGCCTGCACGCCGGAGCAGATCCGCGGCTGGGTGGCCAATCGTTTCTATTATCAGATCAACATTCCCCGTAAAGACGCCGCCATTATGGCGAACTGCCCGGATGCGTCCGTACGCCGGTTATGGCTGCAGCGGGTACTGGATCACGATGGCCACAATGACGACGAGGGCGGAATCGAAGCCTGGCTCAGGCTGGCGGAAGCGGTGGGGCTGACCCGTGAGGAAGTGATTGACCAGAGTCATGTGCTGCCGGGAGTCCGCTTTGCAGTGGATGCCTATCTGAACTTTGCCCACCGGGCTACCTGGCAGGAAGCGGCCTGTTCCTCACTGACCGAACTGTTCGCACCGGAGATTCACCAGTCCCGCCTGGACAGCTGGCCGCAGCACTATCCATGGATCAGGACTGATGGCTATGTCTATTTCCGCAAGCGGCTTTCCGAGGCCCGGAGGGATGTGGAGCACGGCCTCAGCATTACGCTGGAACATTTCACCACTGCGGCACAGCAGGCCCGTGCCCTGGAAATTCTGCAATTCAAACTGGATATCTTATGGTCGATGTTGGATGCCCTGACTATGGCTTATCAGCACCAGACGCCACCGTATCATACCGTCACCGACCAGCCTGTGTGGCACCGGGGGCTGTGA